From Daucus carota subsp. sativus chromosome 6, DH1 v3.0, whole genome shotgun sequence:
TCTAGTAGCGGTTCATATTGCTTGAGCAATTATGAAGAACAGTTCCCTTTGGGATAAATTGTTCGGACTTGGTTATACAATCTTTTAATCTTCTTTCATTTTGTTGATTAGCGTGCCAGatcttttgttttagtttttatatgcAATAATTAAGTAAGATTCTACAGTCAGTCTTGGTAGACCAGTAGCTAGGTTTATATTGTCCACAATTACATGAAAACATAGCTGTTAACTGCATTTTCTTGATCTTAAAAGCTTGTATTGTTGCTGGATGGTAAAGGTAGTTCTAGGTTAAAGCTTCTATACTACAGTATAATTTAAGTCAGTTTTGTGTATCAATCTAAGAAATGATCAAACACAGACCAActcaataattttgattttgcatTTTACTGGTATAGCTTACCCTTATTATGATTGTTTAGACTTTTAAGAATGATGCAATTAGTCCAAACAATGGTTGCCTTATAAGGATGGATTTTCCAGAAttaattatacaattttttccTAATCTTTAATTAAGTGGGTTGATGTGCTAAACTACTAAACCTTTTTGCTTTAGCACTGGGTTTGCAGTAAGTCGGTCAGATTTCACATGGACTCTTGATAGACCAGTAACTACTTCTATATTGTCCACAATTACATGAGAAGCTGGCTGCTGAATGCATTTTACTGAACTTATATGTTTTTACTATATCTAGCTAATAAAGGGGGTTTTGGGCTGAAGCTTCTATATTGCAATTTACGTCAGTTTTGtcatttgtgtatatatgaaaaatccGAAATTATAATCAAACTTAGATCAATTCATTAACTTTTTTCTTGCAGAGCTTATACCTAATATGCTTGTATAAACCATTGACTGCGATGCAATTGTCAGCAGTTATTCCCACTTTACTGTATTGAATGTGAGTTCATAATTACAACTTTGATAATTGTATCTTTTGTAGTGATGGACAATTACAACAATGCCCCAAAACATCTATATGGCCTCAGTCCTTCACAGATGGACATGTTCATGACTGAAGATAATCCTGTCCGTAGGCAGTCGGAAAAAGTTACAGAGGTCTTCTTGCTATACATCTTTCTCAGTTTATTAATGTCAAAAATCTGGTAGATTACATTTTCTTATTACTAAAAACTGGAGCTGATTCAAGCCAGTTTATGAATACATTTGTCTTAACCATTAACCATGGCTATGAATCCTTCACGTACATATAAAATTGAGAAGAGTTTGAGATTGTAATGGGGCTTACATTTCTGATTGATATGTAAATTTAGAACGTCAAATTAGACTATTATATCTAAATCTGTCGTTGACTCCAACCTTAGGCATCACACAACTTTTCTGCACCTATCTCTTGTAGCTGTCCACGAAACTATCAAACTGTTTGATAGTGGCACTGGCACATATACAAAGGTCGTCTCTTTCTTTCGCATTTTTCCTTATTCTCTTGACACTTCAACAGGAAAGCATATCCTCTTCCCAAAACTATATAAATCACGGGGGTATGTGGAGTTTATCAGGTATTGATGGAACTGGAAGGGGACCTTCTAAGTATGGTATGAGTGTGAGCATGTACCGCGGAGGAGGAGGCAGAGGAAATGGGAGGCCTAGATCCGCTCCTCCGGATCTGCCATCTCTTCTATTAGATGCTCGAATCTGCTACCTAGGCATGCCTGTAAGACAACTCCTGCATTCTCTATCTTCTGTTAGTAGTGAAATATGTACCCTGCTCTCTGGTGATCTAATTTTTCATGCATTTCTATCTGTGCTGTAGATTGTACCAGCAGTTACAGAGCTTCTTGTTGCTCAGTTTATGTGGTTGGATTATGATAATCCATCAAAGCCTATATATCTTTACATTAATTCATCAGGGACACAGGTAAATCTCTTTAGTTTGTTGCACTAATCTTTTCCTTTTGTCTCATGTACCAGTACTGTTGCCGTTGAAAATTGCCTGAAACAGTTTTCTGTGTATGATAGTTTTACTTATATGAACTGtcatctaaataaaataatttatcagaaTGAGAAGATGGAAACAGTCGGATCTGAAACAGAGGCATACGCGATTGCAGACACAATGGCTGTAAGCTCTCTCTGACACACTCAtgcgcacacacacatttaGCAGTATTACGaacttatatacatataaaagcaatattaattttcagattttagtGAGCTGTCTTCCTGTACTTGAAAATGCATTCACAGTAGATCTTGAGATATCCTTCTATCTTAGAATTGAGATATAGAAGTTGTTCAACTGTCTTTCTGATTACTTTATCCAATTATTAAGCCTTTTCATTACCTGCAAGTCTAATTAATCTTGTTCCTTTACCTTCTGTGGGGGCCTTTGAACTTCAAGTATTGCAAATCCGATGTTTATACTGTGAATTGTGGCATGGCTTTTGGTCAAGCAGCCATGCTTTTATCGCTCGGAACCAAGGGTTATCGTGCCATGCAGCCAAATTCCTCCAGTAAGTTCAAATTTTTGTGAATTGTTGGCATGAATCATATTGCATATCTTTTTATACTCATATGAGATGTATCTCTACGTTCTCTGGGAttcattaatcaaataaaacacACATAAAAGACAAAAACTTAATGTATGAAGGTTCTAATTGTTACTCGGTTTCCAAGTTATCATGAAGATAGATATACGGTAGTCATCACCTGTGAGAGAACATATTcttattatcttattataatcTAATTCTGCGAGTATAAAGAAGAGCCAGGGTCCTCATGGGTTGAGCCACAAATCTTTGAAGACTGTGAGTTATGGCATGATACAGACATTAATTAATCTGTTCATTATCACGCTACCCTGTTTCACTCAGCACCCATCCAGCCAATATTACTTAATCTAGTTCCTTATCAGCTTACTTTCTTCTACTCGGCAACCATATCGCTACACAAACAAAAGAGTACATGTTCACGAATCACGCTCTCCACTAGGAAAGATCTAAGTTACCCAAACTCGGTTAAGGTTGTCCAAAACAGGTGCAGATCCAAGTGTTGGATTCTTACTttcttgaaaattaaaattcttgGATGTGAGTCCGAAACTGGGCATGGGTCCGGGGACTCGGTATATAAGCTTAACATAAGTGAAAATGTATATGTTCTTAATccattttacatattaaaaagtGTGTGACTACTGACTAGTGTCTTTTACCAATTAAACTTAAACACCTTATATGTGTCATATCCGTGTCATAAAgtcaaaaaataacataataaaaGTCATTAACGGACCTTGCTCTTTACAAACAAGTTGTTGTAAGGTCTTTTGTATCATTTTGAATTTTGGTTGTTACAAGTTGAAGTGTCCGGTGTCGCTATGAATGATCTGACTCAGATCCTGTACCCAATACCCATACCCATGTCATGTCCGGCGGACAGGGGTATAAGTCCAAAATTGAAGAGTTAGGGTAGCAGAGGAAAAGGTGTAAATTGCTGATTGACGTATTAACGAGTAATTTGTTAactcatttatatatttcttccgctatttattaatataacgcTTTGACTTTTGCCTTACAACTTTAGGTCCTTTGACTgcatagtaaaaattattatttttaattacattttttgtgatttaaaattttgattacatatttttattcacaaaaataaaaaatttaactatatgATCAAAGCATGTAAAGATGTGTGCCAGAAGTCAAAGTgtctaaataataaaaaacaaaggGAGTATTATGTTTTTTACAAAAATGGATTTATTGGGATGTattattgactatttttggctGTATGGATGCAGAAGTACTTTAAGGATATAATTTGTATCTTTCTTTTATCTATGAAAGGATGTATATAGCtgcatatgtgtgtgtatttttcattattatttatttttgggttttggtggtggtggttgtttttttggggggggggggggggtcttTCATGGAATTTACTTACAGCTCAAGACTCTAATGCATTTCAAGcatattatgtaattataatttttatctgtGATTTACTCTTAATTGTCTCTCTCCCTGGAAGATACCAAGGCCTGCTTACAAATTGAAAATAGTTCTCACTTGTCCATTTTCCTCAgaagtataaaatataattgtctTGCGTAAGGCTGATTGCATTTGTTACATCCTAGTAGGGTGGACTATATATTGTCGATTTGTCGTAGTCGAATATAACTAGCCATGTTGCTATCTTTACACGTAGTTTGATAACCCTCTATATATCTACATTGCAGCAAAATTATATCTTCCCAAAGTCAACCGCTCAAGCGGTGCAGTCATAGATATGTGGATTAAGGTTCTTTCCCCTCTCCACTCtgtgtacacacacacacgcaatATCTTATGTACAAACCATGtgacttgtaagttgtaacattGCATCAGGCGAAAGAACTAGATGCAAACACAGAGTATTATCTTGAGCTCCTATCAAAAGGAATTGGGAAGCCAAAGGAAGAAATCGAGAAAGATATCCAGCGACCCAAATATATGCAAGCTCAGGAGGCAATTGATTATGGTGTTGCAGACAAGATAATTGATTCTAGGGATAATGCCTTTGAAAAACGGGTGGGTTACCTGAaattcttttctctttttatcTGCTACCTACACTGTCTTACCACATGATTGTAATACTATTTGTCGTTCACAGGATTATGATAGCATACTGGCACAATCGAAGGCTATGAGGGGTAGAACAGCAGGCAACCCTCAGGCTGCTCCTTCTGGATTTAGGTAATTAATATGCAGTTGTGGGCCAATCCTTGATGTCGAAGTGTTATAGGCGGTCAAGTTTTTGGGTTCCAGTGGCTTATCAGTGGGCACAAACAGGTACTACGTTGTGACATGAGCAAAGGTTCTCTAAGTGTAGACATGTATTGCTAATTCATTACATGTGGTAAAATATGGACTTCTACAACAATTCACTTTGTAAATCTACTGATGATCCTAACCGTCCTTTTGCTGTATAATCTGTCATCAAGTTATATGTGGCTTCTTGGATTTTATGCAACTTCTCATTATATGTTGATGTTTTTCTATGTGGCCATATGTGGCCTTTACAAATATTTACCAGTTAACatgaatttattatttgaatCACAAATATTCAATAATGTTACATTCAAAATATGTACATCACATCAACTGCGTAATATAAAAATCGCCTTAGAGCTATTAAAAATTGGGAAGTCAATCAAATAGATGTGCATAATGCAGTTCTTCCCAGTGACTCAAGTAAGGAGGTTTACATGAAGATTCCTCTGAGCTTCAAAAGTACAAATGTTAAGTAGGTTTACCGGTTGTAAAAGTCGAGATATGGTCTAGTCAATCTTCTTGATGTTGGCCTGCAATATTGTCAACATCATTGTAGGATTAAGGATGAGTATAATCGATTCAGACAATTCTCTTTTTGTGTTTAAAGAAAAATGTGAATTTATTTTTAGTGTGTTGATGACTCAATAGTTGCAGGCACCGAAATGGTTGAATTGACATTGTTAAAGAGCATCTTGACAGGCTTTTTTATGAAAGATTTAGgagtttgaaaatatatttaggaCTATGTAGCACTCATAATCCTGAAAGCATTGTAGGCCAGAAAATATACCTCTGAGATCATTTCTAATATGAGTTTATTGCGACCAAAGCCTGGGTGTTCCTGATGAAACAGAATCACAATTAGGCTCTTGTCAGTTGTCAGGGGCTAATTGCTTGGAGACCTTTCTTCATATCTGTCCTTAGGTGACTTTTAGGGTGactaatttatttgtttctGACTAGATAAGAACTTGCATGCTTGATTTAAATTCTTTCCCGATATATATGCAAAAATTAGTGAATTTTGCTTCgtgagcatctccagcagcatcttagcccattccttaaatataatataaaatattggatcctagtggcttaagataataatagctattctcacctccaacgatattccttatattcattccttatatactattttattattaaaagttaccattattgcaataggtgaagagagagaacatgtttgtattcaaaatttattataaaataagatttaggagaggagagaggttacctaaagataaggcatggctagtggatcttagtgatttagggaatcactaagatactgttggagtggattattttcctatattccttatattttggtttaagactccaaatagggaagctgctggagttgctctaagggTGATGACTGGGACTCTGTGTTCTTTGAATTTCTATTACTCAGTATATTATCTTGTATCTTGGAGCCCGTTTGGCTATGCTtataacttatgacttaacgtaaCTCATGTGAAAAactgagagtttaaaatatctgtttgggtaattttgacttattaatgacttatgagttattaaaaatataataataataataaaatgatttataGGTAATTTATGctttatgagtaatttttttttccaaaaaaattttcaaaaaaattaatttactgaaaaaaatatctcaaactaacttctggtttTACGCCAGACTTATTTTTGACTTATTATCTCAcacttttttctttctctttaaaactttcatataattttttcattCTATTCTCCTCtaattccattccatccaagtgaacacagtcTTAATGTTTATGTTACGGGACAACATATCAGTTTTCTGAACAACAGAAATATCCTGCATACTGCTGGCCACAGCTTATATTGATTAACATGTTTGTGTTACGGGACAACATATCAGTTTTCTGAACAACAGAAGTATTATGCATACTACTTGCCAGCAGCTTATATTGATTAACAACGTGTTCTTCATTTGttgatttattttgttttatgtgAATTGACATTTGAGGTTCATAAATTCAGAAAAATGTGGAGATAACGTGAATCGGTGACAGAAAGGGACAGTCTTATGTTAAAACTCTGCCATATTATATTACATGGGATATAACAAAAGGGTAATGGTCCACAGCAGCCGGATGCTGTGGACGAGTTATATAACAATCAGTTTCTggaccgttggatgcatatccaacgaccaggatcatattaaaattttaatatgtccagcgcttttttagcgctggacagaGATTCGCTGGACATGGGAATCCCCGTCCAGCGCTTTTAGCgctggacatattaaaattttaatataatcctagccgctggatatgcatccaaccaGCCCTGTCATACGGCTGCCAGGGACCTGGTCCCATAACAAAAATGTGGTCCCGAATCTGACTGCCAAATATGCCTGACCacaatttttttgtttagttttggtttattgaaaatatttatttgtagatTCAATTCGCCCAAAGTCacatagtaatttttttttttttttgtaatctaTAATTTCCTTTAAAATCGTTCAAATACCCATGGTTACATAATTACATCCTTAACGGTTCATTATTACTGATCTAAATTTGTTCGCTATAGTACACAAGTTACACTGAGACCTTTTTTTAAATGTTAAAATCGATTGTAttaattaactatatatatttataaaataaaacttgcacaataatatcaaaatattaatatatctgattttattaataactaTTTCTATAATTAACCAAAAACATGTGCATCGAATATATTGTCACAAAACTTATGAATATGTAAAAGAATAAAATAGATACTAATCTTGCTTCTAATCGAGCAACaagtaatattaaaaaattcatatacaatattattgtaaattattttataattattttatatatataatataaacatattatttaaCTAGATTTTCTTACTTCCATAtgacaaaatacaaaaatatttttatcattagtggtaacagaaacaatttttataaaaaactgtttcaaatgaaataaatataaacaaataaatataaatgctTAAGCGTTTTTAATATGAACTCCAGAAATTCATACAACCTCTGTCAAAGAGGATCTTCGGccgagtttaaaataaatattttctacataAATTAAAAGGGTGAAGCAGAATTTAGACGAAAGTTAATACTTATAactgattaaaatgtttgtgGAACAAATAGAAGTCATGAaataaaagttaatatttttaactttgtATAAATACTCTTAAATTTTTAGGCAAacgatataaataaataattctaacttataagtACGGGCATAAAAGCCGCAGCCAAACACCACAAACTCTTTTCATTAACCTAAGGCCGCGCATGGCTAGTCTAGTGACCATGTTATTGTTATGTGTACTgactaggggtgtacacggatCGACGAAACCGACCGAACCAATCCAAACCGACCATATTTCGTCCGAACCAATCCGAATTTTTTTGACCCGATTGATAATTggattaaaaaatgagtaacccgatttaattgggttggatacgggtttcgatttttttttaaccgatccaacccaacccgattaaaaaatattaaattacatataaaaatcattCACCCCACCCTAATAACCCATAATATGTTAGCCTAGTCCATTTaactaattgttgatttgttgtgttttgctaattgttgatttgttgtgTTTTGCTAATTGTTTCTgttcaacttaatttttaaatttattgctgTAATTCTGAAGTTTCTGGTATCGAGCTTGACTTGGTATcgagttttaattattttggttaGTAGTGCAGGTTTTTTAAGATGTTATAGTGCAGGTTTTTTAAGATGTTATAGTGCTTAATTCATTTTGTATACACCGGGTATTTCACCTGCTTGTTGTAGTACATTCAGTTAAGGTTTTATCTTTTGATGTGTCGAAATTTGATTTTGCTAGCTAGATTATggaaaagaaattattttatatttcataacccGATCAAACCGATCCGAACCAATCCGAACCAAAATaatacaaattggtttgggttatgaatttaatttttatggtttgggttgagaatttgaaaacccgatttaattgggttggaacgttaaattttttttaacccgcccaacccgaaccgtgtacacccctagtaCTGACTAGTGACTACTGAGTATTATTCTAGGGCATGCAACAGCTATAATTCAACCAATATGCCTTTTTCTTCGTTCCCGCGTGCTTCAACTTTAAAGATGGatacttgaaaattgaaatagtAGGAACTATTGAGGTCCCTTAGATGaaccaaaagtaaaataaagagTGATATAATATGCATGTTTATTGATTCGATATATacatcatacatatatataaggatGCTGTTAATGCCGGAATTTAGAACCGGGTACAATCTGCAGGTGCAAACGAAATTTGTTTACTTCCGATGTCATACTCAACTTGGAAGTTAATCTGAGCTCGGTTGCCATATATGTTAAGACCATATCCGTCGGAAGGTAACATTGACAAGCAACTTAAACCGTAACCTCCATCTCCAAATATATTAATCGAATTCAAGACCACATCAGCTCCTGTAAAATGAAACGTCATTTGTATTTCAGGGACTGCGGTTAGTGATTCTGTTTCGTAACATAAATTGTAAACTCCGTCTGGATGTTGCACGGAGTTTAGGCCGAGCATATCACGTACTGCGGCTTCCAAATTATCATACAAAACCGGGTCCAAGTAATTGAGTGTAGTTCCGGAATCAATGATTATATCTCCCCCTCCAGACATCGGGCTTTGTATCGTATTGCCTCCGATGGTAACGGCCTCGAGGTTGAGATGATAAAAACCATCGTTTTGACTCTGGAGAGGGGTGGAAACAGCGTTAGCAGCTGACGATACAACAACATCCTCCCCGAATTTTAGTTTGCTGTTTAGTCCCGAAATGACGGGGACTAAACAGTAGGAAAATTTTGTGAATGATAGTTGAGAATTGAGGGACAAATGGCCTTGGCTGAGACCGACCAGTCCAGAGGCACGAGAGAAAGTGCCCGCGTTCATGTGACCGCAACCAAAAACAGTCCGGGGAAACTCCGTACCGGACTGGCCATCATCGAAAGTGAAGGTTTCCGTGGCTAACTCCCCGTCTGTATACGACTGGTCTTCGTATTGATAATCGTACAGACACTGGTTATTTATCAGGCCGCATCCGCTTCTAGGAAGCGCATTACAAGCATTAGAATTACATCCAACGTTGTAGGAGAAAGTGGACGATTGAGACGGATCAAACAACGGAGAATCTTGTTGGTAACAGTTGTCACAAGGCTGGCACTGTATCCATATAAGGTCACTGCCGGTGTCGAGGATAGCATATTGTTGAACCGGTGGAGTTCCGATGGCAAGCTTCATTAGGTAATTCCCACCGTCTGGAATAACAGTGGACTTGATTTTCCTTTGGGTGTAGTAGTTTCGGTAACGAGCAAGTGAGCGACTTGCCGCGTCAGTGGACAAGTCCTCAGGAGTGGCGGAGGCGTTGTATAGAGGAGATTGCGGTGAGTTTCGGTGGATGAGCTCCACGGTGAGCCCTTGGCTTAGTGCAACGTTCAGAACCATGATAAACAAAGCACAGAAAAGAGTGTGCATGGCCATGAATATGGTTGAGAGGCTACTATTGAGTGTTTAGTTTGATGCTAAGGTTATGAAAGGATTGATTTATATGGAATAAACAACTCCCTCTCCCTCCATATATATGGGTTTTCAATCAGTCTTACTACTGGTCTGCTAGTATGAGGTCGGGATCATTGCTGCATTACCCTCAAGTATGCCGCTGAAGTTTACCTTCAAATCTTTTTCAGGTCTCAATTGAAGTATGTACCTGCCACCTATACCTAGTATTTGTCATAATTTTACTAGGTAggcaataataatttattattattagcaCGTGTTGAAATAGTATTAAATTCTATATTGATGCAAGATGAATTTAATTACGTTTAGAGAATCTCCAGCCGCGTttgctaaattggacctgtaaaagattatgtaaaatttgctcaacttctaagacattttgctttaatgttattggctataatttaaaaatagtatgttattaata
This genomic window contains:
- the LOC108192808 gene encoding ATP-dependent Clp protease proteolytic subunit-related protein 1, chloroplastic, which codes for MAKSLLLSPLSPLSSSPIEMGSGAYLQSSSFVHNTKLIFGVSSSKKILHKCCFRPVSASANSFDHIPKQFRQENLKDGLMDNYNNAPKHLYGLSPSQMDMFMTEDNPVRRQSEKVTEESISSSQNYINHGGMWSLSGIDGTGRGPSKYGMSVSMYRGGGGRGNGRPRSAPPDLPSLLLDARICYLGMPIVPAVTELLVAQFMWLDYDNPSKPIYLYINSSGTQNEKMETVGSETEAYAIADTMAYCKSDVYTVNCGMAFGQAAMLLSLGTKGYRAMQPNSSTKLYLPKVNRSSGAVIDMWIKAKELDANTEYYLELLSKGIGKPKEEIEKDIQRPKYMQAQEAIDYGVADKIIDSRDNAFEKRDYDSILAQSKAMRGRTAGNPQAAPSGFR
- the LOC108226070 gene encoding aspartic proteinase CDR1, with product MAMHTLFCALFIMVLNVALSQGLTVELIHRNSPQSPLYNASATPEDLSTDAASRSLARYRNYYTQRKIKSTVIPDGGNYLMKLAIGTPPVQQYAILDTGSDLIWIQCQPCDNCYQQDSPLFDPSQSSTFSYNVGCNSNACNALPRSGCGLINNQCLYDYQYEDQSYTDGELATETFTFDDGQSGTEFPRTVFGCGHMNAGTFSRASGLVGLSQGHLSLNSQLSFTKFSYCLVPVISGLNSKLKFGEDVVVSSAANAVSTPLQSQNDGFYHLNLEAVTIGGNTIQSPMSGGGDIIIDSGTTLNYLDPVLYDNLEAAVRDMLGLNSVQHPDGVYNLCYETESLTAVPEIQMTFHFTGADVVLNSINIFGDGGYGLSCLSMLPSDGYGLNIYGNRAQINFQVEYDIGSKQISFAPADCTRF